One region of Rhodothermus profundi genomic DNA includes:
- the csm2 gene encoding type III-A CRISPR-associated protein Csm2, with amino-acid sequence MSKFSIPDDLARCKPEEIDRIADQMGKAFKNIKTAQLRNVFAHINRMRTRWRHDQDFQKLRRDLVMLKPRLAYAAGRQREVREMSEAFRKAINAVLASKDFGEALRNFFDLIEAVVAYHKYYGDKDN; translated from the coding sequence ATGAGCAAATTCTCTATTCCGGACGATCTGGCTCGGTGCAAGCCCGAAGAGATCGATCGGATAGCCGACCAGATGGGAAAAGCTTTTAAGAATATCAAAACAGCCCAGTTGCGCAACGTCTTTGCTCATATAAACCGGATGCGAACGCGCTGGCGCCACGATCAGGACTTCCAGAAGCTCCGCCGCGATCTGGTCATGCTCAAACCTCGACTGGCCTATGCTGCCGGCCGCCAGAGGGAGGTACGTGAAATGAGCGAGGCCTTTCGGAAGGCAATTAATGCCGTGCTGGCCTCTAAGGATTTCGGGGAGGCATTGCGCAACTTCTTTGACCTGATTGAAGCCGTGGTTGCTTATCACAAATACTACGGGGACAAGGATAACTAA
- the csm3 gene encoding type III-A CRISPR-associated RAMP protein Csm3, with translation MASFLGNIILKGKMECLTGLHIGGSKEKFEIGGVDQPVIRDPVTNEPYVPGSSLKGKMRALLAFALGKADQDPNYKTFDPDCPLQRVFGSSAETRSIGPSRLIVRDAFPDEETRKRWEEMETELLYTELKAENSVDRLTSAANPRFSERVVRGSTFNVEFIFSVYELKDLDFFPYVLEGLRLLEHSWLGRSGTRGYGQVAFRLAEPLVVTLEDYRTGSDAYRQASRPHEELKEFPLRPSDFNAQRIAQLKEKFAPTQG, from the coding sequence ATGGCCAGTTTTCTGGGAAATATCATTCTGAAAGGCAAAATGGAATGCCTGACCGGGCTGCACATCGGCGGCTCGAAAGAGAAATTTGAAATTGGAGGGGTCGATCAGCCCGTCATTCGCGATCCGGTAACGAACGAGCCCTACGTGCCCGGTTCTTCGCTCAAGGGTAAAATGCGAGCGTTGCTGGCTTTTGCGCTGGGCAAGGCAGACCAGGATCCGAACTACAAAACATTCGATCCTGACTGTCCCCTCCAGCGGGTCTTTGGCTCCTCAGCTGAAACGCGTAGCATTGGCCCCTCACGCCTGATCGTGCGGGATGCCTTTCCCGACGAGGAGACCCGGAAGCGATGGGAGGAAATGGAAACAGAGTTACTCTATACCGAGCTCAAAGCAGAAAACAGCGTCGATCGACTCACGTCAGCAGCCAATCCACGTTTTTCTGAGCGCGTGGTGCGTGGTTCGACATTCAATGTGGAGTTCATTTTCAGCGTGTATGAGCTGAAAGACCTAGATTTCTTCCCCTACGTCTTGGAGGGATTACGGCTGCTGGAGCATTCCTGGCTGGGGAGGAGTGGCACGCGGGGCTATGGACAGGTCGCCTTCCGGCTGGCCGAACCACTCGTGGTTACCCTGGAGGATTACCGCACTGGCAGCGACGCCTACCGACAGGCCAGCCGTCCTCACGAGGAGCTGAAGGAATTTCCACTGCGTCCCTCTGACTTCAATGCCCAACGCATCGCACAACTGAAAGAGAAATTTGCCCCGACACAGGGATGA